A window from Prochlorococcus marinus str. GP2 encodes these proteins:
- a CDS encoding Fur family transcriptional regulator, translating into MIKNAGQKMISETMVTKFDITKRQEQLLEELNKCDDELTGQELHRQLIESGKAMGLTTVYRNLQVLIKHGLIRSRHLPTGEVLYTPVDRDIHHLTCVQCGETSKMEGCPVKDIHTPKTNPKKFQLLFHTLEYFGLCQNCYQAQN; encoded by the coding sequence ATGATCAAAAATGCGGGACAAAAAATGATTTCGGAAACAATGGTAACTAAGTTTGACATTACCAAAAGACAAGAACAACTTCTTGAAGAACTTAATAAATGTGATGATGAATTGACTGGTCAAGAGTTGCATAGACAATTGATAGAAAGCGGAAAGGCTATGGGACTGACGACTGTTTACAGGAATCTTCAAGTTCTGATAAAGCATGGCTTAATACGTTCTAGACATCTCCCAACAGGAGAGGTTCTGTACACTCCCGTAGATAGAGATATTCATCATTTGACCTGTGTTCAATGTGGTGAGACATCAAAAATGGAAGGATGCCCGGTAAAAGATATTCATACACCCAAAACAAATCCAAAGAAATTCCAATTGTTGTTTCATACCCTCGAATATTTTGGGCTTTGCCAAAACTGTTATCAAGCTCAGAATTAA
- a CDS encoding metal ABC transporter permease, with protein MSFINNNWWLVPLIITIFSGILCPAMGTVLITHKRLLQVNLISHCVLPGLALAIALGIHPSIGGVISGLLGSVIAESLTNRKSENYEAIMNTILAGMLGFGVLIIPLLGIRIDLEAVLFGDLLTANFEDLLRTIIAFLVFILLMTFGYEKVVYVGLDPEGASASGINVSLLNLALSFTTALVIVSSMSAVGVILVIALLSTPTLLGLNKAHSLRIAMMRSSFFGLCISLLGFILSIVFNLSPGPAISVICVASLLIPKLRK; from the coding sequence ATGTCTTTTATTAATAACAACTGGTGGCTGGTTCCATTAATAATAACAATATTCTCCGGGATCTTATGCCCAGCTATGGGAACTGTATTAATTACTCATAAGAGATTATTACAAGTTAATTTAATCTCTCATTGTGTGTTGCCTGGACTTGCTCTCGCAATAGCGCTCGGAATTCATCCTTCAATTGGTGGCGTTATAAGTGGTCTTCTGGGCTCAGTAATTGCGGAAAGTTTAACTAATAGAAAAAGTGAAAATTATGAAGCAATAATGAACACAATATTAGCCGGAATGCTTGGGTTTGGAGTCCTTATAATTCCTCTACTCGGAATAAGGATTGATTTGGAGGCAGTATTATTTGGCGATTTATTGACAGCAAATTTTGAAGATTTACTTAGAACAATAATTGCTTTTTTAGTATTTATACTTTTAATGACTTTTGGATATGAAAAGGTTGTTTATGTGGGATTGGATCCAGAAGGTGCATCCGCGAGTGGTATAAATGTTTCATTATTAAATCTTGCTTTAAGTTTTACAACGGCATTAGTAATTGTTAGTTCAATGTCAGCAGTGGGAGTAATTCTTGTTATTGCTCTTCTTTCTACACCAACTCTGTTAGGGCTAAATAAGGCTCATAGTTTAAGAATTGCAATGATGAGGTCTTCATTTTTTGGATTATGCATCTCACTTCTGGGCTTTATTCTCTCTATAGTCTTTAATTTGTCGCCTGGACCTGCAATTAGTGTTATTTGTGTCGCATCTCTTTTGATCCCAAAACTTCGCAAATAA